In Pseudomonadota bacterium, one genomic interval encodes:
- a CDS encoding DUF839 domain-containing protein gives MLKPNHLATAIAAALLTSGIAIADGNRGFNFKPIAASANSADWNATAPWKVPQGFSQYVVADENSLNIYDGGRDDWHDMNTVNETGKQAGRHLYTTHEVRDQPEGGSVSVVDLKTGKAKLLWQDSTWNAIDGIRWTPWGTLLVAEEVEGGRLFEIFLNDDLVSAREVVDRPAVGRIAHEGIDVDRDGNVYVVDEHRGRSQGCSGVVPCGGGIYRFVPDSYGDLSAGSLYALAVDGFDGTGQGAWVGPIDPLTARAAGTAAGGQSYQRPEDIEVIGNTLYVAVTEGPRDAQTNASGTLAFTGELYDARVLAIDLQTLAVANFVKPGVNVPVEIGRPGDADFQTGFDSVDNLAEAPNGDLVMVEDNVPSDIWFASSRTDAYGASKRVDLFASLTDPEAEGTGIYFSPFDPGTLFVNVQHSVADDGDATWAITRARGHR, from the coding sequence ATGCTCAAACCCAATCACCTCGCCACCGCCATCGCGGCCGCACTCCTGACTTCCGGCATCGCCATTGCCGATGGCAACCGCGGATTCAACTTCAAGCCGATCGCTGCCTCCGCGAACTCGGCAGACTGGAACGCGACCGCGCCCTGGAAGGTGCCGCAGGGCTTTAGCCAGTACGTGGTCGCCGACGAGAACAGCCTGAACATCTATGACGGCGGTCGCGACGACTGGCACGACATGAATACTGTCAACGAGACCGGCAAGCAGGCCGGCCGGCACCTGTACACCACGCATGAGGTGCGTGACCAGCCGGAAGGCGGCTCGGTGTCGGTGGTGGACCTGAAGACCGGCAAGGCGAAGCTGCTGTGGCAGGACAGTACCTGGAATGCAATCGACGGCATCCGCTGGACACCCTGGGGCACGCTGCTGGTCGCCGAGGAGGTCGAGGGTGGCCGCCTGTTCGAGATCTTCCTCAACGACGACCTCGTGTCGGCGCGCGAGGTCGTCGACCGCCCCGCGGTCGGCCGCATCGCCCACGAGGGCATCGATGTCGACCGCGATGGCAACGTCTATGTCGTCGATGAGCACCGCGGTCGCAGCCAGGGCTGCAGCGGTGTCGTGCCCTGCGGCGGCGGCATCTACCGGTTCGTACCGGACAGCTACGGCGACCTGTCTGCCGGCAGCCTGTACGCATTGGCCGTGGATGGTTTCGACGGCACCGGTCAGGGCGCCTGGGTCGGCCCGATCGATCCGCTGACCGCGCGCGCGGCCGGTACCGCCGCCGGTGGCCAGAGCTACCAGCGCCCGGAGGATATCGAGGTGATCGGCAATACCCTGTACGTCGCCGTGACCGAAGGGCCGCGCGATGCGCAGACCAATGCCAGCGGCACACTGGCCTTCACGGGCGAGCTGTACGACGCCCGGGTGCTCGCCATCGACCTGCAGACGCTGGCCGTCGCCAACTTCGTCAAGCCGGGCGTGAACGTACCGGTCGAGATCGGTCGTCCGGGTGACGCGGACTTCCAGACCGGTTTCGACAGCGTGGACAACCTGGCCGAGGCCCCGAACGGCGACCTGGTCATGGTCGAGGACAACGTGCCGTCGGACATCTGGTTCGCCAGCAGCCGGACCGACGCCTATGGCGCGTCGAAGCGAGTCGACCTGTTCGCCTCACTGACCGACCCGGAAGCCGAGGGCACCGGCATCTACTTCAGCCCGTTCGACCCCGGCACCCTCTTCGTCAACGTGCAGCATTCCGTTGCGGATGACGGCGATGCGACCTGGGCCATCACGCGTGCTCGCGGACACAGGTAG
- a CDS encoding NUDIX domain-containing protein produces MKRSKEAFLEVVRNTPLVSIDLIVHDRAGRILVGRRVNEPARGTWFVPGGSIRKNETLAQALARISADELGSALGMSDVRFAGVYEHFYDTNFAEVAGVTTHYVVLAYVAQRPFDLSELPADQHSAWTWLTEPLMPDAHPNTLAYLNID; encoded by the coding sequence ATGAAGCGCAGCAAGGAAGCCTTCCTGGAGGTCGTGCGCAACACGCCGCTGGTGTCCATCGATCTCATCGTCCACGACCGCGCCGGGCGCATCCTGGTCGGCCGGCGCGTGAACGAGCCGGCGCGGGGCACCTGGTTCGTGCCGGGCGGAAGCATCCGCAAGAATGAAACGCTGGCACAGGCGCTGGCACGCATCTCGGCGGACGAACTCGGCAGCGCCCTCGGCATGAGCGATGTGCGCTTTGCCGGCGTGTACGAACATTTCTACGACACCAACTTCGCGGAGGTTGCGGGCGTGACCACGCATTACGTCGTACTGGCCTACGTCGCGCAGCGTCCCTTCGACCTGTCCGAACTGCCGGCCGACCAGCACTCCGCCTGGACCTGGCTGACGGAACCGCTCATGCCGGACGCACACCCGAACACGCTGGCTTATCTGAACATTGACTAG
- a CDS encoding cupin domain-containing protein translates to MQASIRKHDPATEFLTDEQCYITELSNSDADPLLSIARARVQPGVTTRWHRLRDTTERYCILSGTGLVEIGALAPRAVGPGDVVLIPPLCRQRIANTGADDLVFLAICTPRFSTAIYEDLEASATAASDRAPPAITPKE, encoded by the coding sequence ATGCAAGCCTCGATCAGAAAACATGACCCGGCCACCGAGTTCCTCACCGACGAACAGTGTTATATCACCGAGCTGTCCAACAGTGACGCAGACCCGCTGCTGTCCATCGCGCGCGCCCGGGTGCAGCCCGGTGTCACGACGCGCTGGCACCGGCTGCGCGACACCACCGAGCGCTACTGCATCCTCAGCGGCACGGGTCTTGTCGAGATCGGCGCACTGGCGCCGCGTGCGGTCGGCCCTGGCGACGTCGTGCTGATTCCGCCACTGTGCCGGCAGCGCATTGCCAATACCGGCGCGGACGACCTCGTGTTCCTGGCCATCTGCACACCCCGCTTCAGCACCGCGATCTATGAAGACCTGGAGGCATCCGCCACCGCGGCCAGCGACCGTGCCCCTCCCGCCATCACGCCGAAGGAATAA
- a CDS encoding endonuclease codes for MPTKQIDRLLFAQGGRCFFCDSVLAQSDASVEHLVASAKGGSNSDGNCVVCCKAVNALLGSMSLKEKVRVVMNQQGRFKCPNGAGRKVAGTTATVPKKSHSMEERLGMVIANLRLRGHSRPRRVETLKTTIAALFPTGLPESELKALVQRLVDTGSIVITDDSVSYAL; via the coding sequence ATGCCAACGAAACAAATCGACAGGTTGCTGTTCGCGCAGGGCGGGCGTTGCTTCTTCTGCGACAGCGTGTTGGCGCAGAGCGATGCGAGCGTCGAGCACCTGGTGGCGAGCGCGAAGGGCGGCAGCAACAGCGACGGAAACTGTGTGGTTTGTTGCAAGGCCGTTAACGCCCTGCTCGGCAGCATGTCGCTGAAGGAAAAGGTCAGGGTGGTCATGAACCAGCAAGGTCGGTTCAAATGCCCCAACGGCGCCGGCAGGAAAGTGGCCGGGACAACAGCGACGGTACCGAAAAAATCCCACAGCATGGAGGAAAGGCTGGGCATGGTCATCGCCAACCTCAGGCTGCGGGGCCACTCAAGACCGCGCCGCGTCGAAACGCTGAAGACGACCATTGCCGCGCTGTTTCCCACCGGGCTGCCGGAATCCGAACTGAAGGCATTGGTACAGCGACTCGTGGACACGGGCAGCATCGTCATCACCGATGACAGCGTGTCCTATGCCCTCTGA
- a CDS encoding DUF2130 domain-containing protein: MHEIICPHCGKAFKIDEAGYADILKQVRDVEFEQQLHERLELAEQDKRNAVELARNKVSIEMQKAAAAREAEIQSLKARLDAGEVAQKLAVAEARSIVEKERDALASELEQAKRDKQAATELADTRLSRELQEVAAKKDSEIQDLKARLGASEVAQKLAITDAVSAVEKERDGLRNSLERVELEKRLAEKSLKDKYETQIKDRDDAIERLRDMKARLSTKMVGETLEQHCETEFNRIRATAFPRAYFEKDNDARTGSKGDYIFRDTDEANTEIVSIMFEMKNENDGTATKKKNEDFLKELDKDRTEKGCEYAVLVSLLEPDNELYNTGIVDTFHRYPKMYIVRPQFFIPIITLLRNAAMKSLEYKKELALVKEQSIDITNFENDLETFKTAFARNYDLASRRFQTAIEEIDKSIDHLQKTRDALLGADRNLRLANDKAQDVTIKKLTRRNPTMAAKFEEFKNSEPSDKE, encoded by the coding sequence GTGCACGAAATCATCTGCCCGCACTGCGGAAAAGCATTCAAAATTGACGAAGCGGGGTATGCGGATATTCTCAAGCAGGTCCGCGACGTCGAGTTTGAGCAACAGTTGCACGAGCGGCTTGAGCTGGCAGAGCAGGACAAGCGTAATGCAGTTGAGCTCGCCAGGAACAAGGTCAGCATCGAGATGCAGAAGGCTGCCGCAGCCAGGGAAGCCGAAATCCAGAGCCTGAAGGCAAGACTTGATGCCGGCGAGGTCGCACAGAAACTTGCCGTGGCCGAGGCTCGAAGTATCGTGGAAAAGGAACGCGACGCGCTTGCCAGCGAACTTGAACAGGCAAAGCGCGACAAGCAGGCCGCTACCGAACTTGCCGACACGCGGCTCTCCAGGGAACTGCAGGAGGTTGCCGCGAAGAAAGACTCCGAGATCCAGGACTTGAAGGCCAGGCTCGGCGCCAGCGAGGTTGCGCAAAAACTCGCGATCACCGACGCAGTAAGCGCTGTCGAGAAGGAACGCGACGGACTCAGGAACAGCCTTGAGCGAGTGGAGCTTGAAAAACGTCTCGCTGAGAAATCACTGAAGGACAAGTACGAGACGCAGATAAAGGATCGCGATGACGCGATCGAGCGCCTACGGGACATGAAGGCCCGCCTGTCAACAAAGATGGTTGGCGAAACCCTTGAACAGCACTGCGAGACCGAGTTTAACCGCATTCGCGCCACGGCATTTCCGAGGGCATATTTCGAGAAGGATAATGACGCACGAACAGGTAGCAAGGGTGACTACATATTTCGCGACACGGATGAAGCCAACACCGAGATCGTTTCAATCATGTTCGAAATGAAGAACGAAAATGACGGTACCGCAACGAAAAAAAAGAACGAGGACTTTCTGAAGGAACTGGACAAGGATCGTACAGAGAAGGGATGCGAGTACGCGGTGCTGGTCTCCCTGCTCGAGCCCGACAATGAGCTCTACAACACGGGAATTGTTGACACGTTTCATCGCTACCCGAAGATGTACATCGTTCGGCCACAGTTCTTTATTCCGATCATTACGCTGCTGCGGAACGCAGCGATGAAATCGCTAGAATACAAGAAAGAGCTTGCGCTCGTTAAGGAGCAGAGTATCGACATAACAAACTTCGAAAACGACCTAGAAACATTCAAGACTGCATTTGCAAGGAACTATGACCTTGCTTCCAGACGCTTTCAAACAGCAATCGAAGAGATCGATAAATCAATCGACCACCTGCAGAAGACCAGGGACGCCCTGCTTGGAGCTGATCGGAACCTTCGTCTTGCAAATGACAAGGCGCAGGACGTAACAATCAAGAAGCTGACCAGGCGCAATCCTACGATGGCGGCCAAGTTTGAGGAGTTCAAAAATTCAGAACCCTCCGATAAGGAATAA
- a CDS encoding TfoX/Sxy family protein — protein sequence MSEFVDNLSEVFAHFGPVHAKRMFGGYGIYHADLMFALVADDVLYLKADAQSVAAFTRLGLRPFEYARGGKQVALSYYMAPEAIFDDPGTARDWAVLAFEAALRGMKPGLSQKS from the coding sequence ATGAGCGAATTCGTTGATAACTTATCCGAAGTGTTCGCACACTTCGGACCCGTACATGCCAAACGGATGTTCGGTGGCTACGGGATCTATCATGCCGACCTGATGTTCGCGCTCGTGGCGGATGACGTGCTGTACCTCAAGGCCGACGCGCAATCGGTCGCGGCGTTTACCCGGCTGGGCCTGCGGCCATTCGAGTACGCGCGTGGCGGCAAGCAGGTGGCGCTGTCCTACTATATGGCCCCGGAGGCGATCTTCGACGACCCCGGCACGGCCAGGGATTGGGCTGTCCTGGCGTTCGAGGCCGCCTTGCGGGGGATGAAGCCGGGGCTTTCTCAAAAATCATAG
- a CDS encoding CDP-6-deoxy-delta-3,4-glucoseen reductase, which produces MAYRVTIQSSGHTFTVEDGERVLDAALRQGIILPYGCRNGACGACMGTVASGTVSYPDGNPPALGEADAMAGKALFCQARATSDLQIAVREVDAARDIEVKTLPCRVEKLEHLAHDVIRIYLKLPANDRMQFLAGQYIDVLIKDHEPRAFSIANAPHDDEFIELHIRHVEGGLFTEQVFHSMKAKAMWRIRGPLGTFFLREESNRPAILIGGGTGFAPIKGILEHAFETGIDKPLHLFWGVRAQRDLYLDALPQQWLQDHPNFNYTPVLSEPQAGDDWQGATGFVTDEVIRHYPDLSRYDVYMSGPPVMVHAGHDLFMQHGLDASRFFSDAFEYAAVAESIKGLRQD; this is translated from the coding sequence ATGGCCTACCGTGTCACCATCCAGTCCAGCGGCCACACATTCACCGTCGAGGACGGTGAGCGCGTGCTGGATGCCGCGCTGCGTCAGGGCATCATTCTGCCATATGGCTGCCGCAACGGCGCCTGCGGCGCGTGCATGGGCACGGTGGCGAGCGGCACGGTCAGCTACCCGGACGGCAACCCGCCGGCGCTGGGTGAGGCGGATGCCATGGCCGGCAAGGCACTGTTCTGCCAGGCACGGGCCACCAGCGACCTGCAGATCGCGGTGCGCGAGGTCGATGCCGCGCGCGACATCGAGGTCAAGACCCTGCCGTGCCGGGTGGAGAAGCTCGAGCACCTGGCGCACGACGTGATCCGCATCTATCTCAAGCTGCCGGCCAACGACCGCATGCAGTTCCTCGCCGGCCAGTACATCGACGTGCTGATCAAGGATCACGAACCGCGCGCCTTCTCCATCGCCAACGCGCCGCACGACGACGAATTCATTGAGCTGCACATCCGCCATGTCGAGGGCGGCCTGTTCACCGAGCAGGTCTTTCACAGCATGAAGGCCAAGGCCATGTGGCGCATCCGCGGCCCGCTCGGCACCTTCTTCCTGCGCGAGGAATCCAACCGCCCGGCCATCCTGATCGGCGGCGGCACCGGCTTCGCGCCCATCAAGGGCATCCTGGAACACGCCTTCGAGACCGGCATCGATAAGCCGCTGCATCTGTTCTGGGGCGTGCGTGCGCAGCGCGATCTGTATCTCGATGCCCTGCCGCAGCAGTGGCTGCAGGACCACCCGAACTTCAATTATACGCCGGTGCTGTCGGAGCCGCAGGCGGGCGATGACTGGCAGGGTGCGACTGGGTTCGTGACCGACGAGGTGATCCGGCACTATCCCGACCTGTCCAGGTACGATGTGTACATGAGCGGGCCGCCGGTGATGGTGCACGCGGGGCATGATCTGTTCATGCAGCACGGGCTGGACGCATCCCGGTTCTTCTCGGATGCGTTCGAGTACGCGGCAGTCGCGGAAAGCATCAAGGGCTTACGGCAGGATTGA
- a CDS encoding SDR family oxidoreductase, with amino-acid sequence MLIVGCGDIGRRVAVLLQAAGARVIGLVHSRRSAQALTDAGIDALVRDLDADLPLFAAGSRDVFYFAPPPGTGATDPRMTRVLAAFAVPPRRIVYISTSAVYGDCAGAWIDENHPVAPTTARGRRRLDAERQLAAWAGAHGVEWMILRVPGIYGPGKLPLERLRQGLPVLRADQAPYTNRIHADDLAAICIAAMTATRADTVYNVSDGHPSNMTDYFFRVADAAGLPRPPVVDRAQAEAVLSAGMLSFLNDSRRMHNDKLLKELDITLQYPDLDSGLAACFGARANAGD; translated from the coding sequence GTGCTTATCGTGGGTTGCGGCGATATCGGCCGGCGCGTGGCTGTCCTGCTGCAGGCAGCCGGAGCGCGCGTGATCGGGCTGGTGCACAGCCGCAGGAGCGCGCAGGCGCTGACCGATGCGGGCATCGACGCGCTGGTGCGCGACCTCGACGCCGACCTGCCGCTGTTCGCCGCCGGCAGCCGCGACGTGTTCTATTTCGCGCCGCCGCCCGGTACGGGCGCGACCGACCCACGCATGACGCGCGTGCTGGCGGCGTTCGCTGTACCGCCGCGGCGCATCGTCTATATCAGCACCAGTGCGGTCTACGGCGACTGCGCCGGGGCTTGGATCGACGAGAACCATCCTGTCGCGCCGACCACGGCGCGTGGCCGGCGCCGGCTGGATGCCGAGCGGCAGCTTGCGGCCTGGGCCGGCGCGCACGGGGTCGAGTGGATGATCCTGCGCGTACCGGGCATCTACGGCCCGGGCAAGCTGCCGCTGGAACGGTTACGCCAGGGATTACCGGTGTTGCGCGCGGACCAGGCGCCGTATACCAACCGCATCCACGCCGATGATCTCGCGGCCATCTGCATCGCGGCCATGACCGCGACGCGAGCCGATACCGTCTACAACGTCAGCGACGGCCATCCCAGCAACATGACCGATTACTTCTTCCGCGTCGCCGACGCCGCCGGACTGCCGCGTCCGCCGGTGGTCGATCGCGCGCAGGCGGAGGCCGTGCTGAGTGCGGGCATGCTCTCCTTCCTCAACGACTCGCGCCGCATGCACAACGACAAGCTGCTGAAGGAACTGGATATAACCCTGCAATACCCGGATCTGGACAGCGGACTGGCCGCTTGTTTCGGGGCACGGGCGAATGCCGGAGATTAG
- a CDS encoding VPLPA-CTERM sorting domain-containing protein → MSRYVTLILLLLTPFGKVWSLPVSALPGQLQDCMFSNFTCVVGLTAPVFSTGNMEAYFYIDLSSGADTTGYALRYTLTPPSGRYSFDQQLLPFAGDVWLTVQDTYDLAGDSNRITIYTDTVSPQPTNLLFGDSNGLDIAIDLTNDALLSGAGAERTFFIDSNFNSEIQGNMRLLGDFGQDALSLCLAAGCGSSAVLNLIYLQYQDLGNGQAQLFFNPNDPRALLYEIVTGYDEAPENGGSLDSQSFYVVPLPAPVWLMLSGLAVLGGTVRRVSG, encoded by the coding sequence ATGTCTCGATATGTCACATTGATCCTGCTACTGCTGACACCATTCGGCAAGGTCTGGTCGCTGCCGGTGAGCGCACTGCCCGGGCAGTTGCAGGACTGCATGTTTTCGAACTTCACATGTGTCGTTGGCTTAACAGCACCCGTCTTTTCGACCGGCAATATGGAGGCTTACTTCTACATTGACCTGAGTTCAGGAGCGGATACGACGGGCTATGCGTTGCGCTACACGCTCACGCCGCCTTCAGGCAGGTATTCGTTCGATCAGCAGCTGCTACCCTTTGCGGGTGATGTCTGGCTGACGGTGCAGGATACCTACGATCTTGCCGGTGATTCCAACCGGATAACCATCTACACCGATACCGTAAGCCCGCAGCCCACGAATCTGCTGTTCGGCGACAGCAACGGGCTGGATATCGCGATCGATCTGACCAATGACGCTTTACTGAGCGGGGCTGGCGCCGAGCGCACCTTTTTCATCGATTCAAATTTCAACTCAGAGATACAAGGCAATATGAGGTTGCTGGGTGACTTCGGCCAGGATGCCCTATCGCTCTGCCTGGCAGCAGGGTGCGGGTCCAGTGCCGTGCTCAACCTGATCTATCTGCAATACCAGGACCTGGGCAACGGCCAGGCGCAGCTGTTCTTCAACCCGAATGATCCGCGTGCGCTCCTGTATGAGATCGTGACAGGATACGATGAAGCGCCTGAAAACGGCGGCAGCCTGGATAGCCAGTCCTTCTACGTGGTGCCGTTGCCGGCGCCGGTCTGGCTGATGCTGTCAGGCCTGGCTGTTCTGGGCGGCACGGTTCGGCGCGTCAGCGGCTGA
- the xth gene encoding exodeoxyribonuclease III has protein sequence MKIATWNVNSLKVRLPQVLDWVATAQPDILCLQETKLTDENFPAEDIRAAGYHVVYSGQKTYNGVAILSREEADAIITDIPGLDDPQRRILGASIGGVRILNLYVVNGEAVGSVKYDYKLHWLGRVAEHIRAQLETHSRFIALGDFNIAPEDRDVHDPEAWRERILCSTPEREALQKILDLGLADVFRRFEQEEQSFSWWDYRAAAFRRNMGLRIDLILASRALAEKCTACTIDKGPRRLERPSDHTPVVAEFSR, from the coding sequence ATGAAAATCGCCACCTGGAACGTCAACTCGCTCAAGGTACGCCTGCCGCAGGTGCTCGACTGGGTCGCGACGGCGCAGCCCGACATCCTGTGCCTGCAGGAGACCAAGCTCACCGACGAGAACTTCCCGGCCGAGGACATCCGCGCGGCCGGCTATCACGTCGTGTACTCGGGGCAGAAAACCTACAACGGCGTCGCCATCCTGAGTCGTGAGGAAGCCGACGCGATCATCACCGATATCCCCGGGCTGGACGATCCGCAGCGGCGCATTCTCGGTGCGAGTATCGGTGGTGTGCGTATCCTGAACCTGTACGTGGTCAACGGCGAGGCGGTTGGCAGTGTGAAGTACGACTACAAGCTGCACTGGCTCGGGCGGGTGGCCGAACATATCCGCGCGCAGCTCGAAACACACTCGCGCTTCATCGCGCTGGGCGATTTCAACATCGCCCCCGAGGACCGCGACGTGCACGACCCCGAGGCCTGGCGCGAACGTATCCTGTGCAGTACGCCCGAGCGCGAGGCACTGCAGAAGATCCTCGACCTGGGGCTGGCCGACGTGTTCCGCCGCTTCGAGCAGGAGGAGCAGAGTTTCAGCTGGTGGGACTACCGTGCCGCGGCGTTCCGCCGCAACATGGGGTTGCGCATCGACCTGATCCTGGCGAGCCGGGCCCTGGCGGAGAAATGCACGGCCTGCACGATCGACAAGGGACCGCGCCGCCTGGAGCGACCCTCCGACCACACGCCCGTGGTTGCCGAATTCAGCCGCTGA
- a CDS encoding GxxExxY protein → MLSESRLSGAIVDAACEVHSILGPGLLESVYEAALVHELRERKLAITRQTAPAVAYKRLVIPNALMLIGNRVIVELQAADAITNVHKQQLLTYLWRSGYQPGLLINFNTDLIKNVRTRLANGL, encoded by the coding sequence ATGCTGAGTGAAAGCAGGTTATCCGGCGCCATTGTCGACGCCGCGTGTGAAGTGCATTCCATCCTTGGGCCTGGATTGCTCGAATCCGTTTACGAAGCGGCGTTGGTCCACGAACTGCGGGAGCGGAAACTTGCCATCACAAGGCAGACAGCGCCGGCCGTAGCATACAAGCGCCTTGTGATACCGAATGCGCTCATGCTGATAGGAAACAGGGTGATCGTCGAGCTTCAGGCAGCCGATGCAATCACGAACGTCCACAAGCAACAACTGCTGACATATCTGTGGCGCTCGGGTTATCAACCAGGGCTTCTGATAAACTTCAACACCGACCTGATCAAGAATGTCCGCACGAGATTGGCAAACGGATTATAA
- the prlC gene encoding oligopeptidase A codes for MTNPLLITDGLPRFSEIRPEHVKPAIAGLLAEGRALVEELLAANTTYTWNNLVEPLDEMDDRISRAWSPVSHMNAVVNSEQLRHAYNECLPLLSEYGTELGQHEGLYSAYRQIAEGDEYRRMDTAQKKVIDNALRDFRLSGIELDSEKRARFKTIMQELSQLTSKYSDNVLDATNAWHKHITGEARLAGLPESARALAHQNAQQRELDGWVLTLDFPSYYPVMTYADDRELRKELYTAYVTRASELGPTAGLYDNGATMEKIMALRHEAARLLGYANYAERSLATKMAKSTDQVIDFLQDLAQRSQPAAEIELEAVHQYAHEHGVDDLQAWDIPYYSEKLRQQKYAISQEELKPWFPEPRVVEGLFAIVGYLYGLQIEQVAGVDTWHEDVTFYRIRDAHGAVRGEFYLDLYARPHKRGGAWMDECISRRATTGGVQIPVAYLTCNFSPPIGDNPALFTHEEVITLFHEFGHGLHHMLTQIDYPAVSGISGVAWDAVELPSQFMENWCWERDALDLISGHYQSSEKIPQELYERMMRAKNFQTAMQMLRQLEFALFDFHIHRDYDPKKGARIRQTLERVRKEVAVVQPPDFNRFENSFTHVFGGGYAAGYYSYKWAEVLSADAFSAFEESGIFDRETGEKFLRSILEQGGSREPMELFVEFRGREPTIDALLRHSGLAA; via the coding sequence ATGACCAACCCCCTGCTGATCACAGACGGCCTGCCGCGCTTTTCCGAGATCAGGCCGGAACATGTGAAGCCCGCCATTGCCGGCCTGCTCGCCGAGGGCAGGGCGCTGGTCGAGGAACTGCTCGCCGCCAATACGACCTACACCTGGAACAATCTGGTGGAGCCGCTGGACGAGATGGACGACCGTATCAGCCGGGCCTGGTCACCGGTCAGTCACATGAATGCCGTGGTCAACAGCGAGCAGCTGCGCCATGCCTACAACGAATGCCTGCCGCTGCTGAGCGAGTACGGCACCGAGCTCGGTCAGCACGAGGGGCTCTATAGCGCCTACCGGCAGATCGCCGAGGGCGATGAATACCGGCGCATGGACACGGCGCAAAAGAAGGTCATCGACAATGCCCTGCGCGATTTCCGCCTCTCCGGCATCGAGCTCGACAGTGAAAAACGTGCCCGCTTCAAGACGATCATGCAGGAGCTCTCGCAGCTGACCTCGAAGTACAGCGATAATGTGCTGGACGCGACCAATGCCTGGCACAAGCACATCACCGGCGAGGCGCGCCTCGCTGGTCTGCCGGAGAGCGCGCGCGCCCTGGCGCACCAGAACGCGCAGCAGCGTGAACTGGACGGCTGGGTGCTCACGCTGGACTTCCCCTCCTATTATCCGGTCATGACCTACGCCGACGATCGCGAGCTGCGCAAGGAACTCTACACGGCCTACGTCACCCGCGCCTCCGAGCTCGGCCCCACCGCAGGCCTGTACGATAACGGCGCGACCATGGAAAAGATCATGGCGCTGCGTCACGAGGCCGCGCGGCTGCTCGGCTACGCCAACTACGCCGAGCGCTCGCTGGCCACCAAGATGGCGAAGTCCACCGACCAGGTCATCGATTTCCTGCAGGACCTGGCGCAGCGCTCTCAGCCCGCGGCCGAGATCGAGCTCGAGGCGGTACACCAGTACGCTCACGAGCACGGGGTCGACGACCTGCAGGCATGGGACATCCCGTACTACTCGGAAAAGCTGCGCCAGCAGAAATACGCCATCTCGCAGGAAGAGCTGAAGCCCTGGTTCCCGGAGCCGCGCGTGGTCGAGGGCCTGTTCGCGATCGTGGGCTACCTCTATGGACTGCAGATCGAGCAGGTGGCAGGTGTCGACACCTGGCACGAGGACGTCACCTTCTACCGCATCCGCGATGCGCACGGTGCGGTGCGCGGCGAGTTCTACCTGGACCTGTACGCGCGCCCGCACAAGCGCGGCGGCGCCTGGATGGACGAGTGCATCAGCCGGCGCGCCACGACCGGCGGTGTGCAGATCCCGGTCGCCTACCTGACCTGCAACTTCTCGCCGCCCATTGGCGATAACCCCGCGCTGTTCACGCACGAGGAAGTCATCACGCTGTTCCACGAGTTCGGCCACGGCCTGCACCACATGCTCACGCAGATCGACTATCCCGCCGTTTCCGGCATCAGCGGCGTGGCCTGGGACGCCGTGGAACTGCCGAGTCAGTTCATGGAAAACTGGTGCTGGGAGCGCGACGCGCTGGACCTCATCTCCGGGCATTACCAGAGCAGCGAGAAGATCCCGCAGGAACTCTACGAGCGGATGATGCGCGCGAAGAACTTCCAGACCGCGATGCAGATGCTGCGCCAGTTGGAATTCGCGCTGTTCGACTTCCACATCCACCGCGACTACGACCCGAAGAAGGGCGCGCGCATCCGCCAGACCCTGGAGCGGGTACGCAAGGAAGTCGCGGTGGTACAACCACCGGACTTCAACCGCTTCGAGAACAGCTTCACCCACGTCTTCGGCGGCGGCTACGCGGCCGGCTACTACAGCTACAAGTGGGCCGAGGTGCTCTCCGCAGACGCCTTCTCGGCCTTCGAGGAAAGCGGCATCTTCGATCGCGAGACCGGCGAGAAATTCCTGCGCAGCATTCTCGAGCAGGGCGGCTCGCGCGAACCGATGGAACTGTTCGTGGAGTTCCGCGGCCGCGAACCGACCATCGATGCACTACTGCGCCATTCCGGGCTGGCGGCGTAG